From one Triticum aestivum cultivar Chinese Spring chromosome 4B, IWGSC CS RefSeq v2.1, whole genome shotgun sequence genomic stretch:
- the LOC123093546 gene encoding uncharacterized protein isoform X2 has product MPLTLSPPRLLLLLRRRQAKVQEPRSTARPCRGARLSCAPDEVAATDAEQQQGEEEEELVLLASYRTAFNEVIMVIDSPSNRYLVLDPTRNVHSILPKKSAWTNSYWGAGTAAHMMLEVWPWIQLIGWEIDPTVIELSRDYFGMSTLEKTTELGGSLSVHIGDALSPSATVEGGFAGIVVDLFADGKVLPQLQEAETWLEIAKKLMPDGRIMVNCGAGDTAISLAADADVSSWVQNPTIKALCSAFPGQLNWKRLSEKESVNYVALTGPLPDLEEWSTSVPSELSLRVKQWVPCELA; this is encoded by the exons ATGCCCCTAACCTTGTCCCCGCcacgcctcctccttctccttcgcCGCCGCCAAGCCAAGGTCCAGGAGCCGCGCTCCACGGCCCGCCCATGCCGTGGAGCGCGGCTCAGCTGTGCCCCTGACGAGGTCGCGGCCACAGACGCCGAGCAGCagcagggagaggaggaggaggagttggtgcTGCTCGCCTCCTACCGCACCGCCTTCAACGAGGTCATCATGGTCATTGACTCGCCCTCCAACCGCTACCTCGTCCTCGACCCCACCC GCAACGTCCACAGCATTCTCCCCAAGAAGAGCGCCTGGACCAATTCCTACTGG GGTGCTGGGACAGCAGCACATATGATGCTGGAAGTATGGCCTTGGATACAGCTTATCGGATGGGAGATTGATCCGACG GTAATTGAATTGTCGAGGGATTATTTTGGTATGTCCACTTTAGAGAAGACCACGGAACTAGGTGGTTCACTTTCGGTGCATATTGGCGATGCACTTTCCCCATCGGCTACAGTCGAAGGAGGATTTGCTG GTATTGTTGTTGATTTATTTGCTGATGGAAAAGTCTTACCTCAGCTACAGGAA GCTGAAACTTGGTTAGAGATTGCGAAGAAGCTGATGCCCGATGGTCGAATCATGGTCAACTGCGGTGCGGGAGATACCGCCATATCTCTTGCCGCCGACGCGGATGTTTCCTCCTGGGTTCAGAATCCCACAATCAAGGCTCTATGCTCTGCATTTCCAGGGCAA CTAAACTGGAAGAGGCTTTCGGAGAAGGAGAGCGTAAACTACGTCGCGTTGACGGGTCCCCTTCCGGATTTGGAGGAGTGGTCAACCTCGGTTCCTAGCGAGCTGAGCCTGAGAGTGAAACAATGGGTGCCTTGCGAGCTCGCATGA
- the LOC123093546 gene encoding uncharacterized protein isoform X1, with product MPLTLSPPRLLLLLRRRQAKVQEPRSTARPCRGARLSCAPDEVAATDAEQQQGEEEEELVLLASYRTAFNEVIMVIDSPSNRYLVLDPTRNVHSILPKKSAWTNSYWDECVSLPTVVPRGPVALLGLGAGTAAHMMLEVWPWIQLIGWEIDPTVIELSRDYFGMSTLEKTTELGGSLSVHIGDALSPSATVEGGFAGIVVDLFADGKVLPQLQEAETWLEIAKKLMPDGRIMVNCGAGDTAISLAADADVSSWVQNPTIKALCSAFPGQLNWKRLSEKESVNYVALTGPLPDLEEWSTSVPSELSLRVKQWVPCELA from the exons ATGCCCCTAACCTTGTCCCCGCcacgcctcctccttctccttcgcCGCCGCCAAGCCAAGGTCCAGGAGCCGCGCTCCACGGCCCGCCCATGCCGTGGAGCGCGGCTCAGCTGTGCCCCTGACGAGGTCGCGGCCACAGACGCCGAGCAGCagcagggagaggaggaggaggagttggtgcTGCTCGCCTCCTACCGCACCGCCTTCAACGAGGTCATCATGGTCATTGACTCGCCCTCCAACCGCTACCTCGTCCTCGACCCCACCC GCAACGTCCACAGCATTCTCCCCAAGAAGAGCGCCTGGACCAATTCCTACTGG GATGAGTGCGTCAGCCTGCCTACCGTTGTTCCACGAGGTCCTGTTGCACTTCTAGGTTTG GGTGCTGGGACAGCAGCACATATGATGCTGGAAGTATGGCCTTGGATACAGCTTATCGGATGGGAGATTGATCCGACG GTAATTGAATTGTCGAGGGATTATTTTGGTATGTCCACTTTAGAGAAGACCACGGAACTAGGTGGTTCACTTTCGGTGCATATTGGCGATGCACTTTCCCCATCGGCTACAGTCGAAGGAGGATTTGCTG GTATTGTTGTTGATTTATTTGCTGATGGAAAAGTCTTACCTCAGCTACAGGAA GCTGAAACTTGGTTAGAGATTGCGAAGAAGCTGATGCCCGATGGTCGAATCATGGTCAACTGCGGTGCGGGAGATACCGCCATATCTCTTGCCGCCGACGCGGATGTTTCCTCCTGGGTTCAGAATCCCACAATCAAGGCTCTATGCTCTGCATTTCCAGGGCAA CTAAACTGGAAGAGGCTTTCGGAGAAGGAGAGCGTAAACTACGTCGCGTTGACGGGTCCCCTTCCGGATTTGGAGGAGTGGTCAACCTCGGTTCCTAGCGAGCTGAGCCTGAGAGTGAAACAATGGGTGCCTTGCGAGCTCGCATGA
- the LOC123093548 gene encoding uncharacterized protein: MPATMPLTISPPRLLHRHHGRATLQQQRPTARLALLPRRAARLRCAPDEVAATAAEPEQQGEEEEFVLLASNRSDFNEVIMVIDSPSNRYLVLDPSRNVHSILPKKSAWTNSYWDEFVSLPPVVPRGPVALLGLGAGTAAHMMLEVWPWIQLIGWEIDPTIIELSRDYFGMSNLEKTTELGGSLSVRIGDALSPSATVEGGFAGIVVDLFADGKVLPQLQEAETWLEIAKKLMPDGRIMVNCGGADTPVSLAADTGVSSWVQNPTIKALCAAFPGQLNWKRLSEKESVNYVALTGPLPDLEEWSTSVPSELSPRVKQWVPCELA, from the exons ATGCCCGCCACCATGCCGCTGACCATCTCCCCACCGcgcctcctccaccgccaccacggCCGAGCCACGCTCCAGCAGCAGCGCCCCACCGcccgcctcgcgctcctcccgcgccgcGCCGCTCGGCTCCGCTGCGCCCCCGACGAGGTCGCGGCCACAGCCGCCGAGCCGGAGcagcagggggaggaggaggagttcgtgCTCCTCGCCTCCAACCGCAGCGACTTCAACGAGGTCATCATGGTCATCGACTCGCCCTCCAACCGCTACCTCGTCCTCGACCCCAGCC GGAATGTCCACAGCATTCTCCCCAAGAAGAGCGCATGGACCAATTCCTACTGG GATGAGTTTGTCAGCCTACCTCCCGTTGTTCCACGTGGTCCTGTTGCACTTCTAGGTTTG GGTGCTGGGACAGCAGCACATATGATGCTAGAAGTTTGGCCCTGGATACAACTTATCGGATGGGAGATTGATCCGACG ATAATTGAATTGTCGAGGGATTATTTTGGTATGTCCAATTTAGAGAAGACCACGGAATTAGGTGGTTCACTTTCGGTGCGTATAGGCGATGCACTTTCCCCATCAGCTACAGTTGAAGGAGGATTTGCTG GCATTGTTGTTGATTTATTTGCTGATGGAAAAGTCTTACCTCAGCTACAAGAA GCTGAAACTTGGTTAGAGATTGCGAAGAAGCTCATGCCAGATGGTCGAATCATGGTCAACTGCGGTGGAGCAGATACCCCTGTATCTCTTGCTGCTGACACGGGTGTTTCGTCTTGGGTCCAGAATCCTACAATCAAGGCTCTGTGCGCTGCATTCCCTGGGCAG CTAAACTGGAAGAGGCTTTCAGAGAAGGAGAGTGTAAACTACGTCGCGTTGACGGGTCCCCTTCCAGACCTGGAGGAGTGGTCAACCTCGGTTCCTAGCGAGCTAAGCCCTAGAGTGAAACAATGGGTGCCTTGCGAGCTTGCGTGA